Proteins encoded in a region of the Clostridium butyricum genome:
- a CDS encoding TrkH family potassium uptake protein yields the protein MNKLKHISPGRLIVLGFFMVIMIGAFLLMSPFSRRSGVDVSFVDALFTSTSAVCVTGLIAIDTADTFNLFGKTVVAMLIQIGGLGVTSIGVGLILLIGRNVGIKQRMLVKEALNLTSMKGIVKLIKAVIIMTISFEIVGAILSYIVFSKDYKPLDAVGISIFHSIAAFNNSGFDVLGNFQNLSSYRDNILLNLVTCGLIIFGGLGFLTIKEIIEKHSFEKFSLHTKIVITMTGSLLIVGTVLLKFTENISWLTAFFYSTSARTAGFSTAPLSGFTSAGLFTIVILMFIGASPGSTGGGIKTTTFFAIIKNVYSASTNKHCVAFKRELSKNTIAKASIIATLSLTLVVVDTFILSIIEPEFSFMQILFEVTSAFGTVGLSTGITPSLSDLSKLIITLTMFIGRLGPLTMATIWTFKPTSHVHYLEEDITIG from the coding sequence ATGAACAAATTAAAACATATAAGTCCAGGAAGACTTATAGTATTAGGCTTTTTTATGGTGATAATGATTGGTGCATTTCTTTTGATGAGTCCTTTTTCAAGAAGGAGTGGTGTAGATGTATCGTTTGTAGATGCTTTGTTTACTTCTACTAGTGCAGTGTGTGTTACAGGACTAATTGCAATTGATACGGCAGATACATTTAATTTATTTGGAAAAACTGTAGTTGCTATGCTTATACAAATCGGAGGTCTTGGAGTTACATCGATTGGCGTTGGATTAATATTATTAATTGGAAGAAATGTTGGTATAAAGCAGAGAATGCTTGTAAAAGAGGCTCTAAATTTAACTTCTATGAAAGGAATAGTTAAGCTTATAAAAGCAGTTATCATTATGACAATTTCTTTTGAAATAGTAGGTGCAATTTTAAGTTATATAGTATTTTCAAAAGATTATAAGCCATTGGATGCTGTTGGAATAAGTATATTTCATTCAATTGCTGCATTTAATAATTCAGGATTTGATGTCCTTGGAAATTTTCAAAATTTAAGTTCGTATAGAGATAATATTCTTTTGAATCTTGTTACATGTGGGCTGATAATATTTGGCGGTTTAGGATTTTTAACAATTAAGGAAATAATAGAAAAGCATTCTTTTGAGAAGTTTTCATTACATACTAAAATAGTTATTACAATGACAGGTTCATTGTTAATAGTTGGAACTGTTTTATTGAAGTTTACAGAGAATATAAGCTGGCTCACAGCATTTTTTTATAGTACTTCAGCAAGAACAGCAGGATTTAGCACAGCTCCTTTAAGTGGTTTTACTAGTGCTGGATTATTTACTATTGTTATTTTAATGTTTATTGGAGCATCACCGGGATCTACAGGTGGTGGTATTAAAACTACTACATTTTTTGCAATTATAAAGAATGTATATAGTGCATCTACTAATAAGCATTGTGTAGCATTTAAACGTGAACTATCTAAAAATACAATAGCAAAAGCATCTATTATAGCTACATTGTCACTAACACTGGTAGTAGTAGATACATTTATTTTATCAATAATAGAGCCGGAATTTAGTTTTATGCAAATATTATTTGAGGTTACAAGTGCATTTGGAACAGTAGGATTATCTACAGGAATAACTCCAAGCCTTAGTGATTTGAGCAAGTTGATTATTACATTAACTATGTTTATAGGAAGACTTGGACCGTTAACTATGGCAACAATATGGACATTTAAACCAACATCACATGTACATTATTTAGAAGAAGATATAACTATAGGTTAA
- a CDS encoding DUF368 domain-containing protein, whose product MKNKIVSNVIKGICVGGSMLIPGVSGGSMAMILGIYNKLISAVSSFFKHKRESIELLGTFALGGLIGILLFAKPLLYLTDKYTFPMMYFFIGAVLGSIPMIYKQAEIKKISIRSVIYILLGLLIILLISLIPKELFDVDLSNGIMDYLLLIIAGIVSAIALVLPGISVSYMLLVLGMYEETIRAIDEFYLPYLIPLGIGLLIGIMLTTKILEKAMNSYREGSYLIILGFVVGSVVQVFPGIPSGINIVISLFTLFIGYYLIRKLSDMA is encoded by the coding sequence ATGAAAAATAAAATAGTATCTAATGTAATTAAAGGTATATGTGTTGGTGGATCCATGTTAATACCTGGTGTTAGTGGAGGATCAATGGCTATGATATTGGGCATATACAATAAATTAATATCAGCTGTAAGTTCGTTTTTTAAGCATAAAAGGGAGAGTATTGAACTTCTTGGAACTTTTGCGTTAGGTGGGTTAATAGGAATTTTATTATTTGCTAAACCATTATTATATTTAACAGATAAATATACATTTCCTATGATGTATTTTTTTATAGGAGCAGTTTTAGGATCTATACCTATGATATATAAGCAGGCTGAAATAAAAAAAATATCTATACGTTCTGTTATATATATATTATTGGGATTGCTAATAATATTATTAATTTCACTTATACCTAAAGAGTTATTTGATGTTGATTTAAGTAATGGGATAATGGATTATTTATTACTTATTATTGCAGGAATAGTTTCGGCTATAGCATTGGTGCTTCCAGGCATTAGTGTATCATATATGCTTTTAGTTTTAGGTATGTATGAAGAGACTATAAGAGCAATTGATGAATTTTATCTTCCATATTTAATTCCATTGGGAATAGGCCTGCTTATTGGAATAATGCTTACAACAAAAATCTTAGAAAAAGCTATGAATTCTTATAGAGAAGGTTCATATTTAATAATTCTTGGTTTTGTTGTTGGTTCAGTAGTACAAGTATTTCCAGGAATACCAAGTGGAATAAACATAGTGATAAGTTTGTTTACTTTATTTATTGGCTATTATTTGATAAGAAAATTATCAGATATGGCTTAA
- a CDS encoding potassium channel family protein, with protein MNHKSTIEFGIIGMGRFGSALAKTLLEAGRDVLVIDNNESNMKQIRNLTENAFILEEFDKDSLEETGIQNCETVIVCISSKIEASILTTLNLINMGVPKVIAKAGSFEQGCVLEKIGAEVVYPEKDMGVRLGNRLMYSNLLDFIQLRDDITISKLKATEKISGHTISDLNIRQKFGLNIIAIERKNTTVVEVTPDCIIEENEIIVVIGSKKNIHKFERFLI; from the coding sequence ATGAATCATAAATCGACAATAGAATTTGGTATAATAGGAATGGGCAGATTTGGATCTGCCTTGGCAAAAACCCTTTTAGAAGCAGGAAGAGATGTACTAGTAATAGATAATAATGAAAGTAATATGAAGCAAATTAGAAACTTAACAGAAAATGCTTTTATATTAGAAGAATTTGATAAAGATTCTTTAGAGGAAACTGGAATCCAAAATTGTGAAACAGTAATTGTATGCATCAGCTCAAAGATTGAAGCAAGTATATTAACAACTCTAAATTTAATTAATATGGGAGTTCCTAAGGTTATAGCAAAAGCTGGGAGTTTTGAACAAGGATGTGTACTAGAGAAAATTGGTGCAGAAGTTGTATATCCTGAAAAAGATATGGGAGTTCGACTTGGAAATAGACTTATGTATTCTAATTTACTAGATTTTATTCAGCTTAGAGATGATATTACAATATCTAAATTGAAAGCTACAGAAAAAATAAGTGGACACACTATATCAGATTTGAATATACGTCAAAAATTTGGTTTAAACATTATTGCAATAGAAAGAAAGAATACAACAGTTGTTGAGGTTACACCTGATTGTATTATAGAAGAAAATGAAATTATTGTTGTAATAGGTTCAAAAAAGAATATACACAAGTTTGAAAGGTTTTTAATATAG
- a CDS encoding ABC transporter substrate-binding protein: MKIKKFISIFSIFALTCETISGCGISNTDGNLTNSNGNGKLIKVYQMKVEINDPLQKLAKKYEEETGVKFEINSVGGGADYGAALKAEFQKGTEPDIFVIQGTGDYEIWKHKIDDLTSEPWINNAVKGTLDAVTVDKKVYGMPAATEGYGLIYNKEILDKAGIDPDSIDTFDKLKSAFEILDNKKSELGIDNVVSYTTKETWVSGIDTFNIPLALQEKPTEFIKNYMDGKVDIVNNNIFNDWMKLVELLCKYGGGQNLETIDYSTQVGNFALGKTAFIQQGNWIASDLNSLGADFDMGFVPLCINNDFKINGSIPVGVPMYWVVNKDSKVNTEAKEFLNWLSESTIAQEALVNEMNVIPAFTNFTVESNNVLNKAVNKFNKSGKTIPWPVTMLPQGFAVEKIGPAFSTFVSSDMGSKAKKDFLETIQNAPK; encoded by the coding sequence ATGAAAATAAAAAAGTTCATATCAATATTTTCAATTTTCGCTTTAACTTGCGAAACAATTTCAGGCTGTGGTATATCAAACACTGATGGAAACCTAACAAATTCAAACGGAAATGGTAAATTAATTAAAGTATATCAAATGAAAGTTGAAATCAATGACCCACTTCAAAAACTAGCTAAAAAATATGAAGAAGAAACAGGTGTAAAATTTGAAATAAACTCTGTAGGAGGTGGAGCTGATTATGGTGCAGCCCTAAAAGCTGAATTTCAAAAGGGAACTGAACCAGATATTTTTGTAATTCAAGGAACTGGAGACTATGAAATTTGGAAACATAAAATTGATGATTTAACTTCAGAGCCATGGATAAATAATGCTGTTAAAGGAACACTTGATGCTGTTACAGTAGATAAAAAAGTATATGGAATGCCTGCAGCTACTGAAGGATATGGGTTAATATATAATAAAGAAATTTTAGATAAAGCAGGAATTGATCCTGATTCAATAGATACATTTGATAAATTAAAATCAGCCTTTGAAATTTTAGATAATAAAAAATCAGAACTTGGAATTGATAATGTAGTATCATATACAACAAAAGAAACTTGGGTCAGTGGTATAGATACATTTAATATTCCATTAGCCCTTCAAGAAAAACCAACAGAATTTATTAAAAATTATATGGACGGTAAAGTTGATATAGTAAATAATAACATTTTCAATGATTGGATGAAGCTAGTTGAATTACTTTGTAAATATGGTGGAGGCCAGAATTTAGAAACAATAGATTATAGTACTCAAGTTGGAAATTTCGCATTAGGAAAAACTGCATTTATTCAGCAAGGAAATTGGATTGCTTCAGATTTGAATTCTTTAGGTGCTGATTTTGACATGGGATTTGTTCCTTTATGCATTAATAATGATTTTAAAATTAATGGATCTATTCCCGTTGGAGTACCAATGTATTGGGTAGTTAACAAAGATTCAAAAGTTAATACAGAAGCTAAAGAATTTTTAAATTGGCTTAGTGAAAGTACAATTGCTCAAGAAGCATTAGTTAACGAAATGAATGTAATTCCTGCCTTTACAAACTTTACAGTTGAAAGTAATAACGTATTAAATAAAGCAGTAAATAAATTTAACAAATCTGGAAAAACAATTCCATGGCCTGTAACAATGCTTCCACAAGGTTTTGCAGTAGAAAAAATCGGGCCTGCATTTTCCACATTTGTGTCATCTGATATGGGAAGCAAAGCTAAAAAGGATTTCTTAGAAACAATTCAAAATGCACCTAAATAG
- a CDS encoding L-lactate dehydrogenase, with translation MKANKVAVIGAGAVGTSIAFDLIIQGICNELLMIDINKPKAESEVLDLKHCTAYSNSSIKIKAGEYSECTDMDIIVITAAAPLIKGQSRLDMFETAKKITKSIIDPIMESGFNGYFIIVTNPVDIISYYVYKLSGLPKNKVIGTGTALDSARLKVFLADLIGIEANSVQAYTIGEHGDSQFIPWSTVSVGGKNFEDILIDNKDRLKSFDKDLTLEEIKKAGWKIADVKGTTNYGIAATTVDIIKSILNNEGKIIPVSALLEGEYGIDDVYIGVPAIINKTGISEIVELRLNKEESASFNNSVSILKKFLSQL, from the coding sequence ATGAAAGCAAATAAAGTAGCAGTAATCGGAGCAGGTGCTGTAGGAACATCAATAGCCTTTGATCTCATTATTCAAGGAATATGCAATGAATTACTAATGATAGATATAAATAAGCCTAAAGCTGAAAGTGAAGTTTTAGATCTAAAACATTGTACTGCATATTCAAATTCTTCAATAAAAATAAAAGCAGGAGAATATTCCGAATGTACTGATATGGACATAATCGTTATAACTGCTGCTGCTCCACTTATAAAAGGTCAGTCAAGATTAGATATGTTTGAAACTGCAAAAAAAATAACAAAATCTATTATTGATCCAATTATGGAGAGTGGATTTAATGGTTATTTTATAATAGTGACAAATCCTGTTGATATTATAAGCTATTATGTATATAAATTATCTGGACTTCCAAAAAATAAAGTAATAGGAACTGGTACCGCCCTAGATTCTGCAAGATTAAAGGTATTTCTTGCTGATTTAATCGGAATTGAAGCAAATAGCGTTCAGGCATATACAATTGGAGAACATGGCGATTCTCAATTTATTCCTTGGAGTACTGTAAGTGTTGGTGGAAAAAACTTTGAAGATATATTAATAGATAATAAAGACAGACTCAAGTCTTTCGATAAAGATCTTACACTTGAAGAAATAAAAAAAGCAGGATGGAAAATTGCAGATGTAAAAGGTACAACTAATTATGGAATAGCTGCAACTACTGTAGATATAATAAAATCTATTCTAAACAATGAAGGAAAAATAATTCCTGTTTCTGCACTTCTAGAAGGCGAATATGGAATTGATGATGTTTATATCGGTGTTCCTGCAATAATTAATAAAACTGGGATATCTGAAATTGTTGAGTTAAGATTAAACAAAGAAGAATCTGCATCTTTTAACAACTCCGTTTCTATCTTAAAAAAATTTCTTTCACAATTATAA
- the sdaAB gene encoding L-serine ammonia-lyase, iron-sulfur-dependent subunit beta: MKGIGIFDILGPIMIGPSSSHTAGAARLGKIARSIAGGDIAEVTFLLHGSFAKTYKGHGTDRALVAGILGMEPSDERLRNSMDIAKEKGMKFLFKEADLGDVHPNTVKFVMRTIDNKYCEVMGSSIGGGNIKICEVNDNEVDFTGMYETLIVQHKDVPGVIHSITHILYSENINVAFMRVFRDRKGEDATMIFEMDNKVSIETRKKIESLELVYKVISISPAKEDE, encoded by the coding sequence ATGAAAGGTATAGGAATTTTTGATATATTAGGTCCTATTATGATCGGACCTTCAAGTTCACATACTGCAGGAGCAGCAAGACTTGGTAAAATTGCAAGAAGTATAGCAGGTGGAGATATTGCAGAAGTAACATTTTTACTACATGGTTCTTTTGCAAAGACATATAAAGGGCATGGTACTGATAGGGCATTAGTAGCAGGAATATTAGGAATGGAACCTAGTGATGAAAGACTTAGAAATTCTATGGATATTGCCAAAGAAAAAGGAATGAAATTTTTATTTAAAGAAGCAGATTTAGGTGATGTACATCCAAACACTGTTAAATTTGTAATGAGGACAATTGATAATAAATATTGTGAAGTCATGGGTTCATCAATTGGTGGAGGAAACATTAAAATTTGTGAAGTAAATGATAATGAAGTAGATTTTACTGGAATGTATGAAACCTTAATAGTTCAACATAAGGATGTGCCTGGGGTTATACATAGTATTACACATATATTATATAGCGAAAATATAAATGTAGCATTTATGAGGGTTTTCAGAGACAGAAAAGGTGAAGATGCTACTATGATTTTTGAAATGGACAATAAGGTGAGTATAGAGACTAGAAAGAAAATTGAAAGTCTTGAACTTGTATATAAGGTTATTTCAATTAGCCCAGCAAAAGAAGATGAATAG
- a CDS encoding ECF transporter S component produces MNNRLSTKELVLMGLMVALVWLAGSVIKIPSVGGFVHLGDCMVFLSVVVLGKKKGSVASAMGMMLVDVLGGYYLWAPFTFVIKGAMAYIAGSILEKLEVKHGKSFSYVISFLISGVFMVVAYFGAGIIMAAFLTEKAGLIQGIVYSAKDIVGNIIQVGTGIVIALPVSAVVLKAKSEAFLA; encoded by the coding sequence ATGAACAACAGATTAAGTACAAAAGAATTAGTTTTAATGGGGCTTATGGTAGCATTAGTATGGCTTGCTGGAAGTGTAATAAAGATTCCATCTGTAGGTGGATTTGTTCATTTAGGTGATTGTATGGTGTTTTTGTCAGTAGTAGTTTTAGGTAAGAAAAAAGGTTCTGTGGCAAGTGCTATGGGAATGATGCTTGTTGACGTTCTTGGTGGATACTACTTATGGGCTCCATTCACATTCGTTATTAAGGGAGCAATGGCTTATATTGCAGGAAGTATATTAGAAAAATTAGAAGTAAAGCATGGAAAATCATTTAGTTATGTTATATCATTTTTAATAAGTGGAGTATTTATGGTAGTAGCGTATTTTGGAGCAGGAATAATAATGGCTGCTTTTTTAACAGAAAAAGCAGGTTTGATTCAAGGAATTGTTTATTCTGCAAAAGATATAGTAGGTAACATAATACAAGTTGGAACGGGTATAGTTATTGCATTACCGGTTAGTGCTGTAGTGTTAAAAGCAAAATCTGAAGCATTTTTAGCATAA
- the sdaAA gene encoding L-serine ammonia-lyase, iron-sulfur-dependent, subunit alpha has protein sequence MLAKTGEELLEICEKYNISLSEYAIRCEVEEKGLTREEVIEKMRRNLNVMISAANEGRENQVYSVSGLIGGDGFKINNYVNKGKTLTGTATNLAMAMALSSSEVNASMGKIVACPTAGSCGILPAVILSAGAQLELDEEGLIKGLLAAAAVGMIIGMNATLSGAEGGCQAECGSASAMGAAAVVEMMGGTPKMSLDAGSIILQNVLGLVCDPVAGLVEIPCAKRNAQGAITALCTADMVMAGVEAKIPFDDAVSAMYKVGKSLPSSLRETALGGVAVTPAGLRLKEQVFGKEPQC, from the coding sequence ATGCTTGCAAAGACAGGAGAAGAATTATTAGAAATATGTGAAAAATATAATATTTCATTAAGTGAATATGCAATAAGATGTGAAGTAGAAGAAAAGGGACTTACAAGAGAAGAAGTAATAGAAAAAATGAGAAGAAATCTAAATGTAATGATTTCAGCGGCAAATGAAGGTAGAGAAAACCAAGTATATTCAGTAAGTGGCCTTATCGGTGGAGATGGATTTAAGATTAATAATTATGTTAATAAAGGAAAGACATTGACTGGAACGGCAACAAACCTTGCAATGGCAATGGCATTATCATCATCTGAAGTTAATGCTTCTATGGGAAAAATAGTAGCATGCCCAACAGCTGGATCATGTGGAATACTACCAGCAGTTATTTTATCAGCAGGAGCACAATTAGAATTAGATGAAGAAGGATTGATAAAAGGTCTTCTTGCAGCAGCAGCAGTTGGTATGATAATAGGAATGAATGCAACTTTATCAGGGGCAGAAGGTGGATGTCAGGCAGAATGTGGGTCAGCATCGGCTATGGGAGCAGCAGCAGTAGTTGAGATGATGGGTGGAACGCCTAAAATGAGTCTTGATGCTGGATCAATAATACTTCAGAATGTACTTGGTCTTGTATGTGATCCAGTAGCTGGTCTTGTTGAAATTCCATGTGCAAAGAGAAATGCACAAGGTGCAATTACTGCATTATGTACAGCAGACATGGTTATGGCGGGAGTAGAAGCAAAAATTCCATTTGATGATGCAGTAAGTGCCATGTATAAGGTAGGAAAAAGTTTGCCATCATCATTAAGAGAGACTGCACTTGGTGGAGTTGCAGTTACACCAGCAGGCTTAAGGCTTAAAGAGCAGGTTTTTGGTAAGGAACCTCAATGTTAA
- a CDS encoding acyltransferase family protein, which produces MNKYLSSKIKIVSFITIIAVVFAHAYNWADNYLQPMTTITEGLNYSADIEYFISNGLVRFSVPVFFLISGYLFFYTFKLSITGYIYKLKSRFKSLVIPYFAWSILSIIFCDLLINLPIKIIMDWKYEKETGNILNFLISPPPFQFWFIVDLFKFVIIAPLIYLVIKKLKLYVAIPIFLIWVINFKVPGISNNTIEGLLFFYLGSYLSIWKREDIVSRKFNKKTVAIVSSIWIILLIFKTVYAGIMGMNQQLISIENTLILIIVYKLSVLIGIFSVWYGFDIIFNNESRFSKILNLSEHTFFIYAFHVPILNIIFQYILFKTGYNNEFNLLVYFGSVILVILTAIALSLMLLRYFPVFHMILSGGRGARIFSKNHSDNSENELITRG; this is translated from the coding sequence ATGAATAAATATTTAAGTTCAAAGATCAAGATCGTATCATTTATCACAATAATTGCAGTAGTTTTCGCGCATGCTTATAATTGGGCAGATAATTATTTACAGCCAATGACTACAATTACTGAAGGATTAAATTATTCAGCAGATATAGAATATTTTATAAGTAATGGTTTAGTTAGATTTTCAGTTCCTGTATTTTTTCTGATTTCTGGTTATTTATTTTTTTATACTTTTAAATTATCGATTACAGGATATATCTATAAATTAAAAAGTAGATTTAAATCTCTTGTAATTCCTTATTTTGCTTGGAGTATTTTGAGTATTATATTTTGTGATTTATTAATAAACCTTCCAATTAAAATTATTATGGATTGGAAGTATGAGAAAGAAACAGGAAACATTTTAAACTTTTTAATATCACCGCCTCCATTTCAATTTTGGTTTATAGTAGATTTATTTAAGTTTGTTATTATAGCGCCACTAATATACTTAGTAATAAAAAAATTAAAATTATATGTTGCTATACCAATATTTTTAATATGGGTAATTAATTTTAAGGTACCTGGTATTAGTAATAACACAATAGAGGGGTTATTATTTTTCTATTTGGGTTCTTATTTATCCATATGGAAGAGAGAAGATATTGTTAGTAGAAAGTTTAACAAAAAAACTGTTGCTATTGTGAGTAGCATTTGGATTATTTTGTTGATATTTAAAACAGTATATGCTGGAATTATGGGGATGAATCAACAATTAATAAGCATTGAGAATACTTTGATTCTGATAATAGTTTATAAGCTTTCTGTATTAATAGGAATATTTTCTGTTTGGTATGGATTTGATATTATATTCAACAATGAAAGCAGATTTTCTAAGATATTAAATTTATCAGAACATACATTTTTTATTTATGCATTTCATGTACCAATATTAAATATAATTTTTCAATATATATTATTTAAGACTGGATATAACAATGAATTTAATTTATTAGTTTACTTTGGATCGGTTATACTTGTAATATTGACAGCCATAGCTTTAAGTTTAATGTTATTGAGATATTTTCCAGTATTTCATATGATTTTATCTGGGGGAAGAGGCGCGCGCATATTCTCAAAGAATCATTCCGATAATTCAGAAAATGAGTTGATAACTAGGGGATAA
- a CDS encoding cold-shock protein: protein MNIKRIVTGMMAGAAVFSLVPSNVYAENKDVEVISEAAYQQDYSRLWGQVSEFDELGRIRITNSSDVNNDVILNINEDTIIVDAATGTPVLKENIKLDENIYVYAGRAMTLSLPPITNAKVIIVNIPQDFAVPSYVKVDSVKKNDNGTTTIVTEGGNKEITFNNETNVFPYKTRNIVTVDDIKAGSKLLIWEEFNANGVQTLELPVKAKASKCMIMPMDASETTEAIRKSGWSNENSKWYYIKEDGQMQTGWLKDNNKWYYLNADGSMKTGWLLDNNQYYYLKDNGEMAQNEYIDGYYLGANGSWGK from the coding sequence ATGAATATTAAGAGAATTGTTACAGGTATGATGGCAGGAGCGGCAGTATTTTCACTAGTTCCAAGTAATGTATATGCTGAAAATAAGGATGTTGAAGTTATAAGTGAAGCTGCATATCAACAAGACTATAGCAGATTATGGGGACAAGTTTCTGAATTTGATGAGCTTGGAAGAATTAGAATTACTAATTCTAGTGATGTAAATAATGATGTTATATTAAATATAAATGAAGATACTATAATTGTTGATGCAGCAACAGGAACTCCTGTATTAAAAGAAAATATAAAGCTTGATGAAAACATTTATGTTTATGCTGGAAGAGCTATGACATTAAGTTTACCTCCTATAACAAATGCAAAAGTTATAATAGTTAATATTCCACAAGATTTTGCAGTTCCAAGTTATGTTAAGGTTGATTCTGTAAAGAAAAATGATAATGGAACTACAACAATAGTTACTGAAGGTGGAAACAAAGAAATAACATTCAATAATGAAACTAATGTATTTCCATATAAAACAAGAAATATTGTAACAGTTGATGATATTAAAGCAGGATCTAAGTTATTAATATGGGAAGAATTTAATGCTAATGGAGTACAAACACTAGAATTACCAGTAAAGGCTAAAGCTTCAAAGTGTATGATAATGCCAATGGATGCAAGTGAAACTACAGAAGCAATTAGAAAAAGCGGATGGAGTAATGAAAATAGTAAATGGTACTACATAAAAGAAGATGGTCAAATGCAGACTGGTTGGTTAAAAGATAATAATAAATGGTATTACTTAAATGCAGATGGTTCGATGAAAACAGGATGGCTATTAGATAACAATCAATATTATTATTTAAAAGACAATGGAGAAATGGCTCAAAATGAATACATTGATGGATATTATTTAGGAGCAAATGGATCTTGGGGAAAATAA
- a CDS encoding alpha/beta hydrolase, translating to MVDTNYLNLVKILEHKTKINNYSGVQIIEKLIPDLNIDGELDPRVYKIINASPLTKKYKSDNEFIYHGINISELRSSMGWDNRDITTKEILTEHLTVIGKNGPIKVRKYTPKNLKDNAPCMIFIHGGGFIGGNVDVVENPCKALSDKANAVIISIDYRLAPENQFPKGLIDCFEVIKWVYSNSTKLKIEKDKICISGDSAGGNLAVACSLKDRDLKTNMIKYQALIYPVVTLDKKSVEEYKWSTNEYIVSNNKINQNINSSLDFIDMIKQLYVEDTVKPDNQYISPLLSKDLSNLPKTLIITAEYDFLRVQGEAFGKKLINANVDTKIIRYRGMDHAFIDKCGIYPQAEDCLNEISKDIKSL from the coding sequence TTGGTAGATACTAATTACTTAAATTTAGTAAAAATACTAGAACATAAAACAAAGATTAATAATTATAGCGGAGTACAAATAATAGAAAAACTCATACCCGATTTAAATATAGATGGTGAATTAGATCCGAGAGTTTACAAGATTATAAATGCCTCCCCTCTAACAAAAAAATATAAATCAGATAATGAATTTATTTACCATGGTATCAATATAAGTGAATTAAGATCAAGTATGGGATGGGATAATAGAGATATAACCACAAAAGAAATTCTTACAGAACATCTAACAGTCATTGGTAAGAATGGGCCAATCAAAGTAAGAAAATATACACCAAAAAATCTAAAAGATAATGCACCTTGTATGATATTTATTCATGGAGGTGGTTTCATTGGCGGAAATGTAGATGTAGTAGAAAATCCATGTAAAGCTCTTTCAGATAAAGCAAATGCTGTAATAATATCTATTGATTACAGATTAGCGCCAGAAAATCAATTCCCCAAAGGTCTTATAGATTGTTTTGAAGTTATTAAATGGGTCTATAGTAACTCAACTAAATTAAAAATAGAAAAAGATAAAATATGTATTTCCGGTGATAGCGCAGGTGGAAACTTAGCAGTTGCTTGCTCTTTAAAAGATAGAGATTTAAAAACCAATATGATAAAATATCAAGCATTGATTTATCCAGTTGTTACTTTAGATAAGAAATCAGTTGAAGAATATAAATGGAGTACTAATGAGTATATTGTTAGCAATAATAAAATAAATCAGAATATAAATTCTTCATTAGATTTTATTGATATGATTAAGCAGTTATATGTTGAAGATACTGTAAAACCAGATAATCAATATATATCACCATTATTATCAAAAGACTTAAGCAATTTACCAAAGACGTTAATTATAACAGCGGAATATGATTTCTTAAGAGTACAGGGTGAAGCCTTTGGCAAAAAACTAATCAATGCCAATGTGGATACAAAAATCATACGATACAGAGGGATGGATCATGCCTTTATTGATAAGTGTGGAATTTACCCTCAAGCTGAAGATTGCCTTAATGAGATTTCTAAAGATATTAAATCTTTATAG